In one window of Hevea brasiliensis isolate MT/VB/25A 57/8 chromosome 10, ASM3005281v1, whole genome shotgun sequence DNA:
- the LOC131169320 gene encoding uncharacterized protein LOC131169320 produces MDSVSSPATNITASINSIPMLNGINFKAWQESVMITLGVIVLDLALRVPKLLISLIRVDTAKAVLEKRFAKNEKAKTSTILAKLISMRYTAKGNIREYIMEMSDLASKLKALKLDLCEDLLVHLVLISLPA; encoded by the exons ATGGATTCAG TTTCTAGTCCTGCTACTAATATCACTGCCAGTATCAACTCCATTCCTATGCTAAATGGCATAAATTTTAAGGCATGGCAGGAGAGTGTAATGATCACTCTCGGAGTCATAGTTCTAGACCTTGCATTAAGAGTTCCCAAACTGCTAATCTCACTGATAAGA GTGGATACAGCTAAAGCTGTCCTTGAGAAGAGATTTGCTAAGAATGAAAAGGCTAAAACTAGTACAATCTTAGCAAAGCTTATCTCTATGAGGTACACAGCCAAAGGAAATATAAGAGAGTACATTATGGAAATGTCTGATCTTGCTTCAAAATTAAAGGCACTCAAGTTGGATTTATGTGAAGACTTGTTAGTGCATTTGGTTTTGATATCCCTTCCAGCATAG